From Nonomuraea helvata, a single genomic window includes:
- a CDS encoding SDR family NAD(P)-dependent oxidoreductase encodes MLLQDKVAVVYGAGGPIGGAAARAFAREGARVFLAGRTQAPLDKVAADVRAAGGTAETALVDALDEKAVGAFADSVAERAGGIDVSFNAIGVQDVQKPLLEISPEEFLRPIEVAARTQFLTIRAAVKHMIPRGSGVILLFGGGGPQTSPGLGGFKVALDAMEGIRRQWACEAGRYGVRVVTMITGGVPESLPGDYPGRDDLEAALREPTLLQRTATLADVGDVAAFVASDRARTMTSATVNVSCGAIVDH; translated from the coding sequence ATGCTCCTTCAGGACAAGGTCGCCGTGGTCTACGGCGCGGGCGGCCCGATCGGCGGCGCGGCGGCGCGGGCCTTCGCCCGCGAGGGCGCGCGGGTCTTCCTCGCGGGCCGCACCCAGGCACCGCTCGACAAGGTCGCCGCCGATGTCCGCGCCGCCGGAGGGACGGCCGAGACGGCTCTGGTGGACGCGCTGGACGAGAAGGCGGTCGGCGCGTTCGCCGACTCGGTGGCCGAGCGGGCCGGCGGCATCGACGTCTCGTTCAACGCCATCGGGGTCCAGGACGTGCAGAAGCCGCTGCTCGAGATCTCCCCCGAGGAGTTCCTGCGGCCGATCGAGGTTGCCGCGAGGACGCAGTTCCTGACCATCAGGGCCGCCGTCAAGCACATGATCCCCCGCGGGTCCGGGGTGATCCTGCTGTTCGGCGGCGGCGGCCCTCAGACGTCACCTGGGCTCGGCGGGTTCAAGGTCGCGCTCGACGCCATGGAGGGCATCCGGCGGCAGTGGGCGTGCGAGGCCGGTCGGTACGGCGTCCGCGTCGTCACCATGATCACGGGCGGCGTGCCGGAGAGCCTGCCCGGCGACTATCCCGGCAGGGACGACCTCGAGGCCGCGCTGCGCGAGCCGACCCTGCTCCAGCGGACCGCGACGCTGGCCGACGTGGGCGACGTCGCCGCCTTCGTGGCCTCGGACCGGGCCAGGACCATGACCTCCGCGACCGTGAACGTCTCCTGCGGCGCCATCGTGGACCACTGA
- a CDS encoding nitroreductase family deazaflavin-dependent oxidoreductase has translation MLYGKEHVQRYRETNGAEGHDWNNTTVLLLTTKGRKSGRPYTTPLIYQKHGEDHVVVASKGGDPDHPQWYKNLLADPEVEVQVLGDKFPARARTASPEEKPELWGLMTRTWPDYDEYQKKTDRDIPIVVLERVG, from the coding sequence ATGCTCTACGGCAAGGAACACGTACAGCGTTATCGGGAGACCAACGGCGCGGAGGGGCACGACTGGAACAACACGACTGTCCTGCTGCTCACCACCAAGGGCCGCAAGTCAGGCCGGCCCTATACGACGCCGCTCATCTATCAGAAACACGGCGAGGACCACGTGGTCGTGGCCTCCAAGGGCGGGGACCCGGATCACCCGCAGTGGTACAAGAACCTCCTGGCCGACCCCGAGGTGGAGGTGCAGGTGCTGGGCGACAAGTTCCCGGCCCGCGCCCGCACGGCCTCGCCGGAGGAGAAGCCGGAGCTCTGGGGGCTGATGACCCGGACCTGGCCGGACTACGACGAGTACCAGAAGAAGACCGACCGCGACATCCCGATCGTGGTCCTGGAGCGCGTCGGATGA
- a CDS encoding MFS transporter: MTGSAQQTRRVILAGLIGTSLEWYDFFLYTTAATLVFPKLFFSSLDPFNATLASLTTNAVAFVARPLGGVVFGHFGDRAGRKTVLVVTLLVMGVSTFLIGVLPGYASVGVAAPILLALLRFVQGLGLGGEWGGAVIMSIEHGDGRRRGFNASWPQVGVPAGYVLATGLLTVLSFAMSDAAFLSWGWRVPFLLSGVLVFVGLWVRLRISESPLFAEVEERGAKARMPLLEVVRTHPRALLSAFTARIGVDAAFYIFTAYIIVYLTTVLHLPRSYALNAVLIGSALELVLIPLAGALSDRFGRRPVYLVGVVGAAVWAFAFFPLLDSRSFPLIALAAVVALVTHAAMYGPQAAFIAELFSTRLRYSGASMGYQVAGIVGGALAPIIALKLFEAYGSTLAVSIYVVAALAVTALGLAIAPETRDLDLADAPEARTPLPGQVGPFA; this comes from the coding sequence ATGACAGGCTCCGCGCAACAGACCCGGCGGGTGATCCTCGCCGGCCTGATCGGCACGTCGCTGGAGTGGTACGACTTCTTCCTCTACACCACGGCCGCGACCCTGGTCTTCCCCAAGCTGTTCTTCTCTTCGCTCGACCCGTTCAACGCGACGCTGGCGTCGCTGACCACCAACGCCGTGGCGTTCGTCGCCCGGCCGCTCGGCGGCGTCGTGTTCGGCCACTTCGGCGACCGGGCGGGCCGCAAGACCGTGCTGGTGGTGACGCTCCTGGTGATGGGCGTCTCGACATTCCTCATCGGCGTGCTGCCCGGCTACGCGAGCGTGGGCGTGGCGGCGCCGATCCTGCTGGCGCTGCTCAGGTTCGTGCAGGGTCTGGGGCTCGGCGGCGAGTGGGGCGGCGCGGTGATCATGTCGATCGAGCACGGCGACGGGCGGCGGCGCGGCTTCAACGCCAGCTGGCCGCAGGTCGGCGTGCCCGCCGGTTACGTGCTGGCCACCGGGCTGCTCACGGTGCTGTCGTTCGCGATGTCCGACGCGGCGTTCCTGTCGTGGGGGTGGCGGGTGCCGTTCCTGCTGTCGGGGGTGCTGGTGTTCGTGGGCCTGTGGGTGCGGCTGAGGATCAGCGAGTCGCCGCTGTTCGCCGAGGTCGAGGAGCGGGGCGCCAAGGCCAGGATGCCGCTGCTCGAGGTGGTGCGTACGCACCCGAGGGCCCTGCTGTCGGCCTTCACCGCGCGGATCGGGGTGGACGCGGCCTTCTACATCTTCACCGCGTACATCATCGTCTACCTCACCACGGTGTTGCACCTGCCGCGCTCGTACGCGCTGAACGCGGTGCTGATCGGGTCCGCGCTGGAGCTCGTGCTGATCCCGCTGGCGGGCGCGCTGTCCGACCGGTTCGGGCGGCGGCCCGTCTACCTCGTAGGCGTGGTGGGCGCGGCGGTGTGGGCGTTCGCGTTCTTCCCGCTGCTCGACAGCAGGTCGTTCCCGCTGATCGCGCTGGCCGCCGTGGTGGCGCTGGTCACCCACGCCGCGATGTACGGGCCGCAGGCGGCGTTCATCGCCGAGTTGTTCAGCACGCGCCTGCGTTACAGCGGCGCCTCCATGGGCTACCAGGTGGCCGGCATCGTCGGCGGCGCGCTGGCCCCGATCATCGCGCTCAAGCTGTTCGAGGCGTACGGATCCACGCTCGCGGTGTCGATCTACGTGGTCGCCGCCCTGGCGGTCACGGCCCTGGGCCTGGCCATCGCCCCGGAGACCCGCGACCTCGACCTCGCCGACGCCCCCGAGGCCAGGACCCCGCTCCCCGGCCAGGTGGGCCCGTTCGCCTGA
- a CDS encoding SRPBCC family protein, whose amino-acid sequence MSDTEFVIEPGRQDIVMIHVFDAPREVVFRAVTDPELVPRWWGPRFLSTRVDVMELRRGGLWRYVNSDAHGREYGFRGVYHDVVAPERFVRTWEFEGTPGDVALETVTLEEVPGGTRYVARSVHPSVEARDAIVRADGPRGGRESMERLAEVLAQRPTRT is encoded by the coding sequence ATGAGTGACACCGAGTTCGTCATCGAACCCGGCCGCCAGGACATCGTCATGATCCACGTCTTCGACGCGCCCCGCGAGGTGGTGTTCCGGGCGGTCACCGACCCGGAGCTGGTGCCCCGGTGGTGGGGGCCGCGCTTCCTCAGCACCCGCGTCGATGTGATGGAGCTCCGGCGGGGCGGCCTGTGGCGGTACGTGAACAGCGACGCTCATGGCCGGGAGTACGGCTTCCGTGGCGTCTATCACGACGTGGTGGCGCCCGAGCGGTTCGTACGGACGTGGGAGTTCGAGGGCACGCCCGGGGACGTCGCGCTGGAGACGGTCACCCTGGAGGAGGTCCCGGGCGGGACCCGCTACGTCGCGCGATCCGTGCACCCGTCGGTGGAGGCGCGGGACGCGATCGTGCGGGCCGACGGGCCACGGGGCGGGCGCGAGTCCATGGAGCGCCTGGCCGAGGTGCTGGCTCAGAGGCCCACCAGGACGTAG
- a CDS encoding metalloregulator ArsR/SmtB family transcription factor: MPDDQLSRTFAALADPTRRAILARLAEGEATVNELAEPFDISLQAVSKHLKVLERAGLISRGRDAQWRPCRMETAPLDSAAEWIVRYRDRWTDRFDRLEQEIRKIQRGEHE, encoded by the coding sequence GTGCCCGACGACCAGCTGAGCCGCACCTTCGCCGCGCTGGCCGACCCGACGCGCCGCGCGATCCTCGCCCGGCTGGCCGAGGGCGAGGCGACGGTGAACGAGCTGGCCGAGCCGTTCGACATCAGCCTTCAGGCCGTCTCCAAGCACCTCAAGGTGCTCGAACGCGCCGGGCTGATCAGCCGGGGCCGCGACGCGCAGTGGCGGCCCTGCCGCATGGAGACGGCTCCGCTGGACAGCGCCGCGGAGTGGATCGTCCGCTACCGCGACCGCTGGACCGACCGGTTCGACCGGCTCGAGCAGGAGATCAGGAAGATCCAGAGGGGTGAGCATGAGTGA
- a CDS encoding CHAT domain-containing tetratricopeptide repeat protein: MTEPAGALAARIERFEQSADPGLIWDPAAPAEAEQAMRACAGDRSDAATWRLIGMLHLARYRLDQRITQDAAVAGAFFAAVAVADPGRLPERLRGSKAPSDDSADTWAGLVEEVFQHVDPATYPHVGLLVHALVARAMADPTPEVADRLGELLLQESVRSPDPAWAPGALAVLGGGLVRLFGVTGEREHIDDAVHVLFRAALAEPSHAGELATALGMAAFGDEELVRAYLAATETAPRGQDRSRALLALVELAYARSAGSFADRDLLAFIRVGQCALDFWHEQWAHPGVLAPYAAGLVEWFVVTGDERSLEAGTEMLEALHVAPDETARGLGTDPVVRLGLLGDRRWNRYGVTGEQADLESAIEVLREAAELMPNGHPYRARQLANLADALLERATVAGGDPAEPVAAARAALAAHGERDPARAEALLTLGRALHLDLSPVHADEAVAVLREALAAGERPAFRAEAYELVSEVLRRRAAHTGRVEDLHEAVEAARQGLELAVRDQTPDSDGGLEGGRGGSARRELCRALLARFSAQGDPRDLGEVLTLARDGDPELLARLGTMLDGPLPPDPQLAQSATELALALPDSPDGEVAVKLLRYAERQADSPGEFLLEAGQRLRELGRRRTACAVLGRAAEVFGAGARMAYALSEQGLVHQELGELDLALESFDRSAAGYRSLGAAGSEALQLGHMGLVLLQSGHPARAFEHHQRAATLCEDAGLAAEEAAQQGYAAEAGLAAGDPVGAVSCAARARDLYLGLGDARQAALVLVPAARAALDQDDLTATGERIAACAIELEAAGAWEEACRTLDAQAVLLAGRGHPGHAAACETRLVEIVRRRGERREPADEWYRIARRRRERGDADGARMAYQLAEREYEALGHYDGAASARYNLAVLAYAEGDTERALEEFGAAGQAFARLSAFAKEASALTMRASCLILLDRLDDASEDLERALELAATEGDVAALLTATLGQAELAARLGSWQEAGERLGSALGLAGGDPLKEAVVHDRLAALAARTGELAAQVEALEAAAAGFLASGLRELAALTSIKLGFALEARGEFHRARTALESGLTGLDPALDGVEPTSGGIELTSGGIEPTRDDVARSRHGLGSPRDGLGRTRAGLHPTHVGRGSTGSGGLAGRGGSIEPGGAREDGGPGQRGGPGERGGPAEAGGSAESGGSFELIAAMGGGGGLDAELLARLASIQLTLGDVTRGHATLAEAIRAGGDQTERLETWLRIEEAEAAGDLETARALAERALNSRSVVSELSVGGRSTASGHRSFLLVKLSAFCRALGDLEAAHAYAARGYELRDRLVIDHLRNLGAAARGLGRPDEAAEHLTQAVALARDADAALPADLVRALDLLGRVRTDQARWEEAAEAFDEGLELVSSPIWRALRVSSLAGRAALHLKLGELAEAEARYREAIAIGEELGGRPDLADAYADLSLVCALRGEREQAGGFAGRALELERAGGRTRGVVLALIMRARLEDPAGAEVSLEEAADLAQRIGFWPGAALALGRLGALDLAAGSYTRAHWRLTEAVELLEELGHDLELGLALHHRSLAAEELGDPAGALADAERARELGHDSDRAIGLAVRLGRGMTAWRYVEQAKSRTLAAQPGLGVAHGHGDVPGELLEDERRGLDAVRTLMAAARNTRDPAEAAALIRRARAARADVEALWRRMEPFAPGHVALRRGTPPGRLQLDTLVTPGHAGGATAPGQAGGATARVASDQGGATALVGFHVGEESVTVLAHRTGWPEPRVFPTTVGHDLLAAFTATIDGLRPDLLDIEARRHRAALWRRLADLLLADALDALKDGLDHLYLVPHAGLHRVPLHALAPNGRPLIERFPVTYAPSVAALARLAQRASSTAARSLVLGCTAEPRSQAGLEDVAALLGTQPLTGPDATATTLSGTWDVVHLSCQAVYDARDPFGSGIRLADGLLTARRLMSMNLDARLVVLTAQEGGATSGDDLAGLTHALLHAGARSVLLPLWPVSAEVTAALMRDFHTRLRSGTAPAQALREAVLELRDLYGPAEPDLWAPYVLVGL, from the coding sequence ATGACCGAACCGGCCGGCGCGCTGGCCGCCCGTATCGAGCGGTTCGAGCAGAGCGCGGATCCCGGCCTGATCTGGGATCCCGCGGCGCCGGCCGAGGCCGAGCAGGCGATGCGCGCGTGCGCCGGCGACCGGTCCGACGCGGCCACCTGGCGGCTGATCGGCATGCTGCACCTGGCCCGCTACCGGCTTGACCAGCGCATCACGCAGGACGCAGCGGTCGCGGGCGCGTTCTTCGCCGCCGTGGCCGTGGCCGACCCCGGGCGCCTTCCCGAGCGGCTGCGCGGCTCGAAGGCGCCGTCGGACGACTCGGCCGACACGTGGGCGGGGCTGGTGGAAGAGGTGTTCCAGCACGTCGACCCGGCCACGTACCCGCATGTGGGGCTGCTCGTCCACGCCCTGGTGGCGCGTGCCATGGCCGACCCCACGCCCGAGGTGGCCGACCGGCTCGGAGAGCTGCTGTTACAGGAGTCGGTGCGCTCGCCCGACCCCGCCTGGGCGCCCGGCGCGCTCGCGGTGCTGGGCGGCGGGCTGGTGCGGCTGTTCGGGGTGACGGGGGAGCGGGAGCACATCGACGACGCGGTGCACGTGCTGTTCAGGGCGGCGCTGGCCGAGCCGTCCCACGCGGGTGAGCTGGCCACCGCGCTCGGCATGGCCGCGTTCGGTGACGAGGAGCTGGTCAGGGCGTACCTGGCGGCCACGGAGACGGCGCCGCGCGGCCAGGACAGGTCGCGGGCCCTGCTCGCGCTGGTCGAGCTGGCGTACGCGCGGTCGGCCGGGTCGTTCGCCGACCGCGACCTGCTGGCCTTCATCAGGGTGGGGCAGTGCGCGCTGGACTTCTGGCACGAGCAGTGGGCCCATCCGGGTGTGCTGGCGCCGTACGCGGCCGGGCTGGTCGAGTGGTTCGTCGTCACGGGCGACGAGCGCTCGCTGGAGGCCGGCACCGAGATGCTGGAGGCCCTCCATGTGGCGCCCGACGAGACGGCGCGGGGGCTCGGGACCGACCCGGTCGTCCGGCTCGGCCTGCTGGGCGACCGCCGCTGGAACCGTTACGGCGTCACCGGAGAGCAGGCCGACCTGGAGAGCGCCATCGAGGTCCTGCGCGAGGCGGCCGAGCTCATGCCGAACGGTCACCCGTACCGCGCCAGGCAGCTCGCGAACCTGGCGGACGCGCTGCTCGAGCGGGCGACGGTGGCCGGGGGGGACCCGGCCGAGCCCGTCGCCGCCGCCCGCGCCGCGCTCGCGGCACATGGCGAGCGGGACCCGGCCAGGGCCGAGGCGCTTCTGACGCTGGGCCGGGCGCTTCACCTGGACCTCAGCCCGGTCCACGCCGACGAGGCCGTCGCCGTGCTGCGCGAGGCGCTGGCGGCCGGTGAGCGGCCGGCGTTCCGGGCGGAGGCGTACGAGCTGGTCTCGGAGGTGCTGCGCCGGCGGGCCGCGCACACGGGGCGGGTGGAGGACCTGCACGAGGCGGTGGAGGCCGCCCGCCAAGGTCTCGAGCTGGCCGTTCGCGACCAGACGCCGGACTCCGACGGCGGCCTGGAGGGCGGGCGAGGCGGTTCCGCGCGGCGCGAGCTGTGCCGGGCGCTGCTGGCGCGCTTCTCCGCCCAGGGCGACCCGCGCGACCTGGGCGAGGTGCTCACGCTCGCCAGGGACGGGGACCCCGAGTTGCTGGCGCGGCTCGGCACGATGCTCGACGGACCGCTGCCGCCGGACCCGCAGCTCGCCCAGTCCGCCACCGAACTGGCGCTGGCCCTGCCGGACTCCCCGGACGGCGAGGTGGCGGTCAAGCTGCTGCGGTACGCCGAGCGGCAGGCCGACTCGCCCGGCGAGTTCCTGCTGGAGGCCGGGCAGCGGCTGCGCGAGCTCGGGCGGCGGCGCACGGCCTGCGCCGTGCTGGGGCGTGCCGCGGAGGTGTTCGGCGCGGGAGCCCGGATGGCGTACGCGCTGTCCGAGCAGGGGCTCGTCCACCAGGAGCTGGGCGAGCTCGACCTGGCTCTGGAGTCCTTCGACCGGTCGGCGGCCGGTTACCGCTCGCTGGGCGCGGCCGGCTCCGAGGCGCTCCAGCTCGGGCACATGGGCCTGGTCCTCCTCCAGTCGGGGCACCCGGCCCGCGCCTTCGAACACCACCAGCGGGCCGCCACCCTGTGCGAGGACGCCGGCCTGGCCGCGGAGGAGGCGGCCCAGCAGGGGTACGCGGCCGAGGCCGGCCTGGCCGCCGGCGACCCCGTCGGCGCCGTCTCCTGCGCGGCCAGGGCCCGCGACCTCTATCTCGGACTCGGCGACGCCCGGCAGGCGGCCCTGGTGCTCGTCCCCGCCGCCAGGGCTGCCCTCGACCAGGACGACCTCACGGCCACGGGCGAGCGCATCGCCGCGTGCGCCATCGAGCTGGAGGCGGCCGGGGCGTGGGAGGAGGCCTGCAGGACGCTCGACGCGCAGGCCGTACTCCTGGCCGGTCGCGGCCACCCCGGCCACGCGGCCGCCTGCGAGACGCGGCTGGTGGAGATCGTGCGGCGCAGGGGGGAGCGGCGCGAGCCCGCCGACGAGTGGTACCGCATCGCCCGCCGCCGCCGCGAACGCGGCGACGCCGACGGCGCCAGGATGGCCTATCAACTGGCCGAACGCGAGTACGAAGCCCTCGGCCACTACGACGGGGCCGCCTCGGCGCGCTACAACCTGGCCGTGCTCGCGTACGCGGAGGGGGATACCGAACGGGCGCTGGAGGAGTTCGGGGCGGCGGGGCAGGCGTTCGCCCGGCTGAGCGCTTTCGCGAAGGAGGCTTCCGCGCTGACCATGCGCGCCTCCTGCCTGATCCTCCTCGACCGCTTGGACGACGCGTCGGAGGACCTGGAGCGCGCGCTGGAGCTGGCCGCCACGGAGGGCGACGTGGCCGCCCTGCTCACCGCCACGCTGGGGCAGGCCGAGCTGGCCGCGCGGCTGGGCTCGTGGCAGGAGGCCGGGGAACGGCTCGGCTCGGCCCTGGGGCTGGCCGGCGGGGACCCGCTCAAGGAGGCCGTCGTACACGACCGGCTGGCTGCGCTGGCCGCCCGTACCGGTGAGCTGGCTGCGCAGGTGGAGGCGTTGGAGGCGGCGGCTGCGGGCTTCCTGGCGAGCGGGCTGCGGGAGCTGGCGGCGCTCACCTCGATCAAGCTCGGCTTCGCTCTGGAGGCACGCGGCGAGTTCCACCGCGCCCGCACAGCCCTCGAATCCGGCCTCACCGGCCTCGACCCGGCACTGGACGGCGTCGAGCCGACCTCCGGTGGCATCGAGCTGACCTCTGGTGGCATCGAGCCGACACGCGACGACGTCGCCCGGAGCCGCCACGGTCTCGGCTCGCCACGCGATGGCCTCGGCCGGACGCGCGCCGGCCTCCACCCGACACACGTCGGCCGCGGCTCGACCGGGAGCGGCGGCTTGGCAGGGCGTGGCGGCTCCATCGAGCCAGGCGGCGCGCGTGAAGACGGCGGTCCCGGGCAGCGTGGCGGTCCGGGGGAGCGTGGCGGTCCGGCGGAGGCCGGTGGCTCGGCGGAGTCCGGTGGCTCCTTCGAGCTCATCGCGGCCATGGGCGGAGGCGGAGGGCTGGACGCGGAGCTGCTGGCGCGGCTGGCGAGCATCCAGCTCACCCTCGGGGACGTCACCCGCGGCCACGCGACCTTGGCGGAGGCGATCAGGGCGGGCGGCGACCAGACGGAGCGGCTGGAGACGTGGCTCCGCATCGAGGAGGCCGAGGCCGCAGGCGACCTGGAGACCGCCCGCGCCCTCGCCGAGCGCGCCCTGAACAGCCGTTCCGTCGTCTCCGAGCTGAGCGTGGGCGGACGCTCCACCGCGTCCGGGCACCGCTCGTTCCTGCTGGTCAAGCTCTCCGCCTTCTGCCGCGCGCTGGGGGACCTGGAGGCCGCGCACGCGTACGCCGCCCGCGGCTACGAGCTGCGCGACCGCCTCGTGATCGACCACCTGCGCAACCTCGGCGCGGCGGCCAGGGGACTGGGCCGTCCGGACGAAGCCGCCGAGCACCTCACCCAGGCGGTCGCCCTGGCCCGCGACGCGGACGCCGCGCTCCCCGCCGATCTCGTACGGGCGCTCGACCTGCTCGGCCGCGTCCGCACCGACCAGGCCCGCTGGGAGGAGGCCGCCGAGGCTTTCGACGAGGGCCTGGAGCTGGTGTCCTCGCCGATCTGGCGCGCGTTGCGGGTTTCCTCGCTGGCCGGACGCGCCGCGCTGCACCTGAAGCTGGGCGAGCTGGCGGAGGCCGAGGCCCGGTACCGGGAGGCCATCGCGATCGGGGAGGAACTGGGCGGCCGGCCGGACCTCGCGGACGCCTACGCCGACCTCAGCCTGGTCTGCGCGCTGCGCGGCGAGAGGGAGCAGGCCGGCGGATTCGCCGGACGGGCCCTGGAGCTCGAACGCGCCGGCGGGCGGACCCGGGGCGTCGTCCTGGCCCTCATCATGCGTGCCCGCCTCGAGGACCCCGCCGGGGCGGAGGTCTCTCTGGAGGAGGCCGCGGATCTGGCTCAGCGCATCGGCTTCTGGCCGGGAGCGGCGCTCGCCCTGGGCCGCCTCGGCGCGCTCGACCTGGCCGCCGGGTCGTACACCCGTGCCCACTGGCGGCTGACCGAGGCCGTGGAGCTGCTCGAGGAGCTCGGCCACGACCTGGAGCTGGGTCTCGCCCTGCACCACCGGTCGCTCGCGGCGGAGGAACTCGGAGACCCGGCGGGCGCGCTCGCCGACGCCGAACGCGCCCGCGAGCTGGGCCACGACTCCGACAGGGCCATCGGTCTCGCCGTCCGCCTGGGACGCGGGATGACGGCCTGGAGGTACGTGGAGCAGGCCAAGTCCCGCACGTTGGCCGCGCAGCCAGGGCTCGGGGTGGCGCATGGCCACGGCGACGTGCCCGGCGAGCTGCTGGAGGACGAGCGGCGCGGGCTCGACGCCGTGCGGACGCTCATGGCGGCCGCCCGCAACACCCGCGACCCGGCGGAGGCCGCGGCGCTCATCCGGCGGGCCCGTGCCGCGCGGGCCGACGTCGAGGCGCTGTGGCGGCGCATGGAGCCCTTCGCCCCCGGTCATGTGGCGCTGCGCCGAGGGACCCCGCCCGGCCGCCTGCAGCTCGACACCCTCGTCACCCCCGGCCACGCAGGCGGAGCGACCGCCCCCGGCCAGGCAGGCGGAGCGACCGCCCGCGTCGCCTCCGACCAGGGCGGAGCGACCGCCCTGGTCGGCTTCCACGTCGGCGAGGAGAGCGTGACGGTGCTCGCCCACCGCACCGGCTGGCCCGAGCCGCGCGTCTTCCCCACCACCGTCGGCCACGACCTGCTGGCCGCCTTCACCGCCACCATCGACGGGCTGCGGCCGGACCTGCTGGACATCGAGGCGCGCCGCCACCGGGCCGCCCTCTGGCGCCGCCTGGCCGACCTCCTCCTCGCGGACGCGCTCGACGCGCTCAAGGACGGCCTGGACCACCTCTACCTGGTCCCGCACGCTGGACTCCACCGCGTCCCGCTCCACGCCCTCGCCCCGAACGGCCGCCCGCTCATCGAGCGCTTCCCCGTGACGTACGCCCCCTCCGTCGCCGCCCTGGCCCGCCTCGCACAGCGGGCCTCCTCGACCGCGGCACGGTCACTGGTCCTCGGCTGCACCGCCGAACCCAGGAGCCAGGCCGGGCTCGAAGACGTCGCCGCGTTGCTCGGCACCCAGCCCCTCACCGGCCCGGACGCCACCGCGACCACACTCTCCGGCACCTGGGACGTGGTGCACCTGTCGTGCCAGGCCGTGTACGACGCCCGCGACCCGTTCGGCTCGGGCATCAGGCTCGCCGACGGGCTCCTGACCGCCAGGCGGCTCATGAGCATGAACCTGGACGCCAGGCTCGTCGTCCTCACCGCCCAGGAGGGCGGGGCCACGAGCGGGGACGACCTGGCCGGGCTGACCCACGCCCTCCTGCATGCGGGCGCCAGATCGGTGCTTCTCCCGCTGTGGCCGGTCTCCGCCGAGGTCACCGCGGCCCTGATGCGCGACTTCCACACCAGGCTGCGTTCCGGCACGGCCCCCGCCCAGGCGCTGCGCGAGGCCGTACTGGAACTCCGCGACCTGTACGGTCCCGCAGAGCCCGACCTGTGGGCCCCCTACGTCCTGGTGGGCCTCTGA
- a CDS encoding DinB family protein, giving the protein MSDVPERWTQASVYPDMWADPDKDPRNNEGASPDGELATLQDYLTNYRLTLRMKCEGLDPEQLARRSVPPSTMSLLGLVRHLAEVERDWRNWVVPGDPAPKLYGARDADFEAAAAEQALVDGAFADLAREQAATDAALAEYADLGERVGRDGIAVRELWIHRIEEYARHCGHADLLRECVDGRVGQ; this is encoded by the coding sequence ATGAGCGACGTACCCGAGCGGTGGACCCAGGCCAGCGTCTACCCCGACATGTGGGCCGACCCCGACAAGGATCCGCGCAACAACGAGGGAGCCAGCCCGGACGGCGAGCTGGCGACGCTGCAGGACTACCTGACCAACTACCGGCTGACCCTGCGGATGAAGTGCGAGGGGCTGGACCCGGAGCAGCTGGCGCGCCGGTCGGTGCCGCCCTCGACCATGTCCCTGCTGGGTCTGGTCCGCCATCTCGCCGAGGTGGAGCGCGACTGGCGCAACTGGGTCGTGCCCGGGGACCCGGCGCCGAAGCTGTACGGGGCGCGCGATGCCGACTTCGAGGCAGCCGCCGCGGAGCAGGCGCTGGTCGACGGCGCATTCGCCGATCTCGCCCGCGAACAGGCGGCAACCGACGCGGCGCTGGCCGAGTACGCGGATCTCGGCGAGCGGGTGGGCCGGGACGGCATCGCGGTCAGGGAGCTGTGGATTCACCGGATCGAGGAGTACGCCCGCCACTGCGGGCACGCCGACCTGCTCCGCGAATGCGTCGACGGCCGGGTGGGGCAGTAG
- a CDS encoding GntR family transcriptional regulator codes for MNVDDVVADLAQDRSRLGRTSTAERVADILRDRISEGFFRPGQRLSEESISEGLGVSRNTLREAFRLLGHERLLDHKLNRGVFVRLPSAEDVADLYRVRRVLEGAAVRLSPPPEALAVIKEAVLDAERAAAQDDWQGVGTANIRFHQALAALNGSPRIDEAMRQLLAELRLVFHVMENPRAFHQPFVDRNRALLGLMESGQPEKAAAYLDDYLDHAERLLIDAYAP; via the coding sequence TTGAATGTGGATGACGTGGTTGCCGACCTCGCCCAGGACCGTTCCCGGCTGGGCCGCACCAGCACGGCGGAGCGGGTGGCCGACATCCTGCGCGACCGCATCAGCGAGGGCTTCTTCCGCCCTGGGCAGCGCCTGTCGGAGGAGTCGATCTCTGAGGGGCTCGGCGTTTCCCGCAACACGCTGCGCGAGGCGTTCCGGCTGCTCGGCCACGAGCGGCTGCTCGACCACAAGCTCAACAGGGGCGTCTTCGTCCGGCTCCCGTCCGCCGAGGACGTCGCCGACCTCTACCGGGTGCGCCGCGTGCTCGAAGGGGCCGCGGTACGCCTCAGCCCGCCCCCCGAGGCGCTGGCCGTGATCAAGGAGGCCGTGCTCGACGCCGAGCGGGCCGCCGCGCAGGACGACTGGCAGGGCGTCGGCACCGCCAACATCCGCTTCCACCAGGCGCTCGCCGCGCTCAACGGAAGCCCGCGGATCGACGAGGCCATGCGCCAACTGCTGGCCGAGCTGCGCCTGGTCTTCCACGTGATGGAGAATCCGCGGGCCTTCCACCAGCCGTTCGTCGACCGCAACCGCGCGCTGCTCGGCCTCATGGAATCGGGACAGCCGGAGAAGGCCGCCGCGTACCTGGACGACTACCTCGACCACGCCGAACGGCTGCTCATCGACGCGTACGCGCCGTAA